A single genomic interval of Sphingopyxis sp. CCNWLW2 harbors:
- a CDS encoding putative bifunctional diguanylate cyclase/phosphodiesterase, with the protein MKSLLTDPIAAEVIPARTLLGLGPRDQDIGNLRQLQLAPLRGRGSLRLMMGMGMALVAAFTMILSIPLPVAAGWLGGALVFGFWSYSKFRSLPLGDPKLSGVAEYRLCLRHALYSAVLWGSPFWLQGLTPTLDHVLSMWTIAVLMMVTLSIVAHSVPLACVLFIGPVTLSAVAALVRAGAPQLAGVALAAGLLLCAFCVRFAQSHIRFRRAEETLHEKTETVSLLLREFEETSADWLWQTDNSRRLVHVSPRLAYALGGTAETLEGVPLLQALSGDAWETGLFPKSLHDMAERMKRRESFSNLIVPVTIGGMPRWWELSASPRLDEAGKFLGFRGVGSDVTEKRATAEQIAKMARFDNLTGLPNRLSLNEDLARALAQAVEAKSRCALLMIDLDRFKAVNDTLGHPVGDKLLAQVAARLKGLMERGMTCGRLGGDEFAVVLHNVASADAAEELARRIITTISRPYVVDNHQLFVGASVGFAIGPTDGATVETLTRNADLALYKSKDKGGNVVAAYVASLHAQAEERRVMEQELRGALERGEFELYYQPVVTAADGTLNGFEALIRWNNQKLGNVSPGRFIPLAEDARLISPIGEWVLRTACREAMKWPSNLKVAINVSADQLTDPSFASVVVSALAQSGLSPQRLEIEVTESVFLRDGGGAAQLLDQLIGLGIRLSLDDFGTGYSSLGYLRKTQFSTIKVDRSFVVGAAKGSIESIAIIRAVVALADSLGMSTTAEGAETELEVETLRGFGCSNIQGYYYGRPMPASDVLTLFRASDDIATAAA; encoded by the coding sequence GTGAAAAGCCTGCTGACCGATCCCATTGCTGCCGAAGTCATTCCTGCGCGGACCCTTTTGGGGCTGGGGCCGCGCGATCAGGACATCGGCAACCTCCGCCAGCTCCAGCTTGCGCCGCTTCGCGGCCGCGGATCGCTGCGCCTGATGATGGGCATGGGCATGGCGCTGGTCGCGGCTTTCACCATGATCCTGAGCATCCCCCTGCCGGTCGCCGCCGGCTGGCTGGGCGGCGCGCTGGTTTTCGGCTTCTGGTCGTACAGCAAATTCCGCAGCCTCCCGCTCGGCGACCCCAAGCTTTCGGGGGTGGCCGAATATCGGCTGTGCTTGCGTCACGCGCTTTATTCGGCGGTTCTCTGGGGATCGCCCTTTTGGCTGCAAGGGCTGACGCCGACGCTCGACCATGTCCTTTCGATGTGGACGATCGCGGTGCTGATGATGGTCACACTCTCGATCGTCGCGCACAGCGTTCCGCTGGCCTGCGTGCTGTTTATCGGTCCCGTCACCCTGTCGGCCGTCGCCGCGCTCGTGCGCGCCGGAGCGCCGCAGCTTGCGGGTGTCGCGCTCGCCGCCGGGCTGCTGCTTTGCGCCTTCTGCGTCCGTTTCGCGCAAAGCCATATCCGCTTCCGCCGCGCCGAAGAGACGCTACACGAAAAGACCGAAACGGTAAGCCTGCTGCTGCGCGAATTTGAGGAAACCTCGGCCGACTGGCTGTGGCAGACCGACAACAGCCGCCGCCTGGTCCATGTCTCGCCGCGCCTCGCCTACGCGCTCGGCGGCACCGCGGAGACGCTCGAAGGCGTCCCGCTCTTGCAGGCGCTTTCGGGCGATGCATGGGAAACCGGGCTGTTCCCCAAAAGCCTTCACGACATGGCCGAGCGGATGAAACGGCGCGAAAGCTTTTCGAATCTGATCGTGCCGGTGACGATCGGCGGCATGCCGCGCTGGTGGGAATTGTCCGCGTCGCCGCGCCTTGACGAAGCCGGCAAGTTCCTCGGCTTCCGCGGCGTCGGATCGGACGTCACCGAAAAGCGCGCGACCGCCGAACAGATCGCCAAGATGGCGCGCTTCGACAATCTGACCGGCCTGCCCAATCGCCTCAGCCTCAACGAGGATCTGGCGCGCGCGCTGGCGCAGGCGGTCGAAGCCAAATCGCGCTGCGCGCTGCTGATGATCGACCTCGACCGCTTCAAGGCGGTCAACGATACGCTGGGCCACCCCGTCGGCGACAAATTGCTCGCGCAGGTCGCCGCGCGGCTCAAGGGCCTGATGGAGCGCGGGATGACCTGCGGGCGGCTCGGCGGCGATGAATTTGCCGTCGTGCTCCACAATGTGGCGTCGGCCGATGCGGCCGAGGAGCTTGCGCGGCGGATCATCACGACGATCAGCCGCCCTTATGTGGTCGACAATCACCAGCTGTTTGTCGGCGCCAGCGTTGGTTTCGCGATCGGGCCGACCGATGGCGCGACGGTCGAGACGCTGACGCGCAACGCCGACCTTGCGCTCTACAAATCGAAGGACAAGGGCGGCAATGTCGTCGCCGCCTATGTCGCCTCGCTGCACGCCCAGGCCGAGGAACGACGCGTGATGGAGCAGGAGTTGCGCGGCGCGCTCGAACGTGGCGAATTCGAACTTTATTACCAGCCGGTGGTGACGGCGGCCGACGGCACATTGAACGGCTTCGAGGCGCTGATTCGCTGGAACAACCAGAAGCTCGGCAATGTATCGCCCGGCCGCTTCATCCCGCTGGCCGAGGATGCGCGGCTGATCTCTCCGATCGGCGAATGGGTCCTGCGCACCGCATGCCGCGAAGCGATGAAATGGCCGTCGAACCTGAAGGTCGCGATCAACGTCTCGGCCGACCAGCTCACCGACCCCAGCTTCGCCTCGGTCGTCGTGTCGGCGCTGGCGCAGAGCGGGCTTTCGCCGCAACGGCTCGAGATCGAAGTCACAGAAAGCGTCTTCCTGCGCGACGGCGGCGGCGCGGCGCAATTGCTCGACCAGCTCATCGGGCTCGGCATCCGCCTCAGCCTCGACGATTTCGGCACCGGCTATTCGTCGCTCGGCTATCTGCGCAAGACGCAATTCTCGACGATCAAGGTCGACCGCAGCTTCGTCGTCGGCGCGGCGAAGGGCAGCATCGAATCGATCGCGATCATCCGCGCCGTCGTCGCGCTCGCCGACAGCCTCGGCATGTCGACGACCGCCGAGGGCGCCGAGACCGAGCTCGAGGTCGAAACGCTCCGCGGCTTTGGCTGCAGCAACATCCAGGGCTATTATTACGGGCGGCCGATGCCCGCGAGCGACGTGCTGACGCTGTTCCGTGCCTCGGACGATATCGCGACCGCGGCCGCCTGA
- a CDS encoding fatty acyl-AMP ligase — MTQIIETQADALTSTPTLCAQPRRFSDFATVGEALDYAADGTRGLNFHDPRGRLVRPYLYSELRADSLATAYRLIAAGVKPGDRIALIAETGAEFAALFFGTIYAGAWPVPLPLPTSFGGRDSYVGQLIVQLSSCDPTMLFFPPEIAAMAIEAAEKEGVTPVDWSAFENKPAPVTALPEQKSNETCYLQYSSGSTRFPHGVAVTHAALLNNLAAHSHGMELQDSDRCISWLPWYHDMGLVGCLLSPVANQVSVDYLKTEDFARRPLAWLDLISRNEGTTLSYSPTFGYDICARRVSSQTHVADRFDLSRWRVAGNGADMIRPDVMQSFVDAFADAGFKASAFLPSYGLAEATLAVSIMPPGEGIVVELVEETELSGAANDSGRPTRYRAIVNCGRAARDMVIEVRDEAGGVLPDQTVGKVWCTGPSLMTGYFRDPESTAACMKDGWLDTGDMGYLSDGYIYIVGRAKDMIIINGKNHWPQDIEWAVEQLPGFKSGDIAAFAITAPGGEETPAVLVQCRTSDEAERLALRETIRDRVRAITGMNCLIELIPPRTLPRTSSGKLSRSKARAQYLAGEIQPFAMAA; from the coding sequence ATGACTCAGATCATCGAAACGCAGGCCGACGCGCTGACGTCGACCCCGACGCTCTGTGCGCAGCCGCGCCGCTTTTCGGACTTCGCCACCGTCGGCGAAGCGCTCGACTATGCCGCCGACGGCACGCGCGGGCTCAATTTCCACGATCCGCGTGGGCGTCTTGTGCGCCCCTATCTGTATAGCGAGCTCAGGGCCGATTCGCTTGCCACCGCTTACCGCCTGATCGCCGCGGGGGTGAAGCCCGGCGACCGAATCGCGCTGATCGCCGAGACGGGCGCCGAATTCGCCGCGCTGTTCTTCGGCACGATCTACGCTGGCGCCTGGCCGGTGCCGCTGCCGCTGCCGACCAGCTTCGGCGGGCGCGATAGCTATGTCGGCCAGCTCATCGTCCAGCTTTCCAGCTGCGATCCGACGATGCTCTTCTTCCCGCCCGAAATCGCCGCGATGGCGATCGAGGCGGCCGAAAAGGAGGGTGTGACGCCCGTCGACTGGAGCGCGTTCGAAAACAAGCCCGCACCGGTCACCGCGCTTCCGGAGCAGAAGTCGAATGAGACCTGCTATCTGCAATACAGCAGCGGGTCGACGCGCTTCCCGCACGGCGTCGCGGTCACCCACGCCGCATTGCTCAACAATCTCGCCGCGCACAGCCATGGGATGGAGCTTCAGGACAGCGACCGCTGTATTTCGTGGCTGCCCTGGTATCACGACATGGGCCTCGTCGGCTGCCTGCTCTCGCCCGTCGCGAACCAGGTATCGGTCGATTATCTCAAGACCGAGGATTTCGCCCGCCGTCCGCTCGCCTGGCTCGATCTGATCAGCCGCAACGAAGGCACGACGCTCAGCTATTCGCCGACCTTCGGCTACGATATCTGCGCGCGCCGCGTGTCGAGCCAGACGCATGTCGCCGACCGGTTCGACCTGTCGCGCTGGCGTGTCGCGGGCAATGGCGCCGACATGATCCGCCCCGACGTGATGCAAAGCTTCGTCGACGCCTTTGCCGATGCGGGATTCAAGGCGAGCGCCTTCCTGCCGAGCTATGGCCTTGCCGAAGCGACGCTCGCGGTCAGCATCATGCCCCCGGGCGAAGGCATCGTCGTCGAACTGGTCGAGGAAACCGAGCTGTCGGGCGCCGCGAATGATTCGGGCCGCCCGACGCGCTACCGGGCGATCGTGAACTGCGGCCGCGCCGCGCGCGACATGGTGATCGAGGTCCGCGACGAAGCGGGGGGCGTGCTGCCCGACCAGACCGTCGGCAAGGTGTGGTGCACCGGGCCGTCGCTGATGACCGGCTATTTCCGCGATCCCGAATCGACCGCTGCCTGCATGAAGGACGGCTGGCTCGACACCGGCGATATGGGTTATTTGTCAGACGGTTACATCTATATTGTCGGCCGCGCCAAGGACATGATCATCATCAACGGCAAGAATCACTGGCCGCAGGATATCGAGTGGGCGGTCGAGCAATTGCCGGGCTTCAAATCGGGCGATATCGCCGCCTTTGCGATCACCGCGCCCGGCGGCGAGGAGACCCCCGCGGTGCTCGTCCAATGCCGCACCAGCGACGAGGCCGAGCGTCTCGCGCTGCGCGAGACGATTCGCGACCGCGTCCGCGCGATTACCGGCATGAATTGCCTGATCGAACTGATCCCGCCGCGCACCTTGCCCCGCACCAGTTCGGGCAAGCTCAGCCGATCGAAGGCGCGCGCGCAATATCTGGCCGGGGAAATCCAGCCTTTCGCGATGGCCGCCTGA
- a CDS encoding regulatory protein RecX, translating to MANRRAPSDRSKRPLGAAKLDELALAYVARFATSRAKLTRYLSRKVRESEWIDDIDAMAACEAVADRMEQLRYLDDRQYAAMRAGAMTRRGLGVRRVKAQLYVDGIAEKDSGEAIETAEGAAVTAAIGFARRRRFGPFAVRSSDDPKQRERQIAAFLRAGHSMTIARRILAVPPGDEAALAVLDDEAMLD from the coding sequence ATGGCCAACCGCCGCGCCCCATCCGACCGATCGAAAAGGCCTCTCGGCGCAGCCAAGCTTGACGAACTGGCGCTTGCCTATGTCGCGCGATTCGCAACGAGCCGGGCCAAGCTGACGCGCTATTTGTCACGAAAAGTCCGCGAATCCGAATGGATAGACGATATTGACGCCATGGCGGCGTGCGAGGCGGTGGCCGACCGGATGGAGCAATTACGCTACCTCGACGACCGGCAATATGCCGCGATGCGCGCCGGCGCGATGACGCGGCGCGGGCTCGGCGTGCGGCGGGTCAAGGCGCAGCTTTACGTCGACGGAATCGCCGAAAAAGACAGCGGCGAAGCGATCGAGACGGCGGAGGGCGCTGCGGTGACGGCGGCCATCGGTTTTGCGCGGCGGCGGCGGTTCGGGCCGTTCGCGGTGCGATCGAGCGACGATCCAAAGCAGCGCGAGCGGCAAATCGCCGCCTTTTTGCGCGCGGGGCACAGCATGACGATCGCGCGCCGCATCCTCGCCGTCCCGCCGGGGGACGAGGCGGCGCTGGCGGTGCTGGACGATGAAGCGATGCTCGATTAG
- a CDS encoding DUF192 domain-containing protein, which produces MRAIFTALALSLALPMAACSSDASEEASASTIPVTIAAAGKAHVFNVEVARTDAEQDRGLMFRTSLPEGGGMIFPFKKPRIGSFWMKNTLIPLDMFFIRADGSIDRIAENTIPESLEPVVSGGEVSAVLELAGGTAAKLGIDETAKITWKDGK; this is translated from the coding sequence ATGCGCGCCATTTTTACCGCCCTTGCGCTGTCGCTCGCGCTGCCGATGGCGGCGTGCAGCAGCGATGCAAGCGAGGAAGCGAGCGCCTCGACGATCCCGGTGACGATCGCCGCGGCGGGCAAGGCGCATGTCTTCAACGTCGAGGTTGCGCGCACCGATGCGGAACAGGACCGCGGGCTGATGTTCCGCACCAGCCTGCCCGAGGGCGGCGGAATGATCTTTCCGTTCAAAAAGCCGCGAATCGGCAGCTTTTGGATGAAGAACACGCTGATTCCACTCGATATGTTCTTCATCCGCGCCGACGGCAGCATCGACCGCATCGCCGAAAATACGATTCCCGAATCGCTCGAACCGGTGGTGAGCGGCGGCGAGGTTAGCGCGGTGCTCGAACTTGCGGGCGGTACGGCGGCGAAGCTTGGCATCGACGAGACCGCCAAGATCACGTGGAAAGATGGAAAATAG
- a CDS encoding NADH:ubiquinone oxidoreductase subunit NDUFA12 has protein sequence MSILGKIFTWWDGATVGTLLNSWSTGTKVGEDSLGNRYFRAKKGGRRWVIYNGSNDASRVPPEWHGWLHGTFDELPTDVLPAPRAWEKEATPNLTGSTGAYRPAGALERGGQRAAATGDYEAWRPE, from the coding sequence ATGAGCATCTTGGGCAAGATTTTCACCTGGTGGGACGGTGCGACCGTCGGCACGTTGCTGAACAGCTGGAGCACCGGCACGAAGGTTGGCGAGGACAGCCTCGGCAACCGCTATTTCCGTGCGAAAAAGGGCGGCCGTCGCTGGGTGATCTACAATGGATCGAACGACGCGAGCCGCGTGCCGCCCGAATGGCACGGCTGGCTGCACGGCACCTTCGACGAACTGCCGACCGACGTCCTTCCCGCGCCGCGCGCATGGGAGAAGGAAGCGACCCCCAACCTGACCGGCAGCACGGGCGCCTATCGCCCCGCCGGCGCGCTCGAACGCGGCGGCCAGCGCGCCGCCGCGACGGGCGATTATGAGGCCTGGCGGCCCGAGTGA
- the aat gene encoding leucyl/phenylalanyl-tRNA--protein transferase: MKHFESIDPALLLSAYAQGIFPMADGADDPSVHWVEPRLRAILPLDGFHLSHSLKKIIVSDRFRVTTDTAFAEMVALCAAPADDRPTTWINPVIRASYDRLFQLGHAHSVECWLDGELAGGLYGVTLGRAFFGESMVSRARDASKVALAHLVARLRAGGWKLLDCQFITPHLASLGAIEIRQADYLARLYSVLAGGEGAALGAGAGTTGGATGAAVPSPPFVAGDWGALDALGAAAAPDFGAERATGSPPGYVIAQLLTKTS, translated from the coding sequence CTGAAGCATTTTGAATCCATCGACCCGGCGCTGCTACTCAGCGCCTATGCGCAGGGCATTTTTCCGATGGCCGACGGGGCGGACGACCCGTCGGTCCATTGGGTCGAACCGCGGCTGCGCGCGATCCTACCCTTGGATGGCTTTCACCTGTCGCACAGCCTGAAAAAAATCATCGTGTCGGACCGCTTTCGCGTCACGACCGATACCGCCTTTGCCGAGATGGTCGCACTCTGCGCCGCGCCCGCCGACGACCGGCCGACGACGTGGATCAACCCGGTGATCCGGGCGAGCTACGACCGGTTGTTCCAGCTCGGCCATGCGCACAGCGTCGAATGCTGGCTGGACGGCGAGCTTGCGGGGGGACTTTATGGCGTGACGCTCGGCCGCGCCTTTTTCGGCGAATCGATGGTCAGCCGCGCGCGCGACGCGTCGAAGGTCGCGCTCGCGCACCTCGTCGCGCGGCTACGCGCGGGCGGCTGGAAATTGCTCGATTGTCAGTTCATCACCCCGCACCTCGCCAGCCTTGGCGCGATCGAGATCCGCCAGGCCGACTATCTTGCGCGGCTCTATTCGGTGTTGGCGGGGGGCGAAGGGGCAGCCTTGGGCGCCGGGGCCGGGACGACCGGTGGCGCGACGGGCGCTGCCGTCCCCTCGCCGCCGTTCGTCGCGGGCGACTGGGGCGCGCTCGATGCCTTGGGTGCGGCGGCGGCGCCCGATTTCGGCGCCGAACGCGCGACGGGTTCGCCGCCCGGATATGTCATCGCACAGCTTTTGACGAAGACGTCATAG
- a CDS encoding class I SAM-dependent methyltransferase, translating into MRSLLLLASAAALIAVPATAMQHDAHAAHKAQDAIAAAVAAPTRTATNTPRDKYRHPAETLAFFGVKPGDTVVELWPGGGWYTEILAPLAKSGGGTLYVAAPWERGLNRVKTKQTENADVYGAMKLAEFPHAGTNPKVPDGSADVVLTFRNVHNWRFDGTDNTANAFKQIFAMLKPGGTLGVVEHRLNESDDSAKEEKSGYMKKSSIVAFAEAAGFKLAGESEINANSKDTKDYPKGVWTLPPNLAEGETDRAKYVAIGESDRMTLKFVKPAS; encoded by the coding sequence ATGCGTTCCTTATTATTGCTTGCAAGTGCCGCCGCCCTGATCGCCGTTCCCGCGACCGCGATGCAGCATGACGCCCACGCCGCACATAAGGCGCAGGACGCGATCGCGGCGGCCGTCGCCGCGCCCACGCGCACCGCAACGAACACGCCGCGCGACAAATATCGCCACCCCGCCGAAACGCTCGCCTTTTTCGGCGTGAAGCCCGGCGACACGGTGGTCGAGCTGTGGCCAGGTGGCGGCTGGTACACCGAAATCCTCGCGCCGCTGGCGAAGTCGGGCGGCGGCACGCTTTATGTCGCGGCGCCGTGGGAACGCGGCCTCAATCGCGTCAAAACCAAGCAGACCGAAAATGCCGACGTCTATGGCGCGATGAAGCTCGCCGAATTCCCCCATGCGGGCACCAACCCCAAAGTGCCCGATGGCAGCGCCGACGTCGTGCTGACCTTCCGCAACGTCCACAACTGGCGCTTCGACGGCACCGACAACACCGCGAACGCGTTCAAGCAGATTTTCGCGATGCTCAAACCCGGCGGCACGCTCGGCGTCGTCGAGCACCGGCTGAATGAAAGCGACGACAGCGCGAAGGAAGAAAAGTCGGGCTATATGAAGAAAAGCTCGATCGTCGCCTTTGCCGAAGCTGCGGGCTTCAAGCTCGCCGGCGAGAGTGAGATCAACGCCAATTCCAAGGACACCAAGGATTATCCCAAGGGCGTCTGGACGCTGCCGCCGAACCTGGCCGAGGGCGAGACGGATCGCGCCAAATATGTCGCGATCGGCGAATCGGACCGCATGACGCTGAAATTCGTGAAGCCCGCGTCCTGA
- a CDS encoding demethoxyubiquinone hydroxylase family protein has product MKVDHAGEHGAVCIYSAQRWFARLRAPDMVGELDAFLAHERGHRALFAEELRRRGRGRCRSYVWCGIGGLILGTITGIAGRGAIAATTVAIERVVLRHMHEQIAALQGFDEPAVRTLTIIIAEEQEHHDLSAACLPSAGFWQRLVGPVVSVSTEAVIWLGMRL; this is encoded by the coding sequence ATGAAGGTCGACCATGCGGGCGAGCATGGTGCCGTCTGTATCTATAGCGCCCAACGCTGGTTCGCACGCTTGCGCGCGCCTGACATGGTGGGCGAACTCGATGCCTTCCTGGCCCACGAACGCGGTCACCGCGCCCTTTTTGCCGAAGAATTGCGCCGCCGTGGCCGCGGTCGCTGCCGCAGTTATGTCTGGTGCGGTATTGGCGGCCTGATACTTGGCACAATCACCGGGATCGCGGGGCGCGGCGCGATCGCTGCTACGACGGTCGCAATCGAGCGGGTCGTCTTGCGCCATATGCACGAACAGATTGCGGCGTTGCAGGGCTTTGATGAGCCGGCGGTCCGAACGTTGACAATCATCATCGCCGAAGAACAGGAGCATCACGATCTGTCAGCGGCCTGCTTGCCATCGGCAGGCTTTTGGCAGCGTTTGGTCGGCCCGGTTGTGTCCGTGTCGACCGAAGCGGTAATCTGGCTGGGAATGCGGCTCTAG
- a CDS encoding CpaF family protein → MSAFGRRPGTAGRPAFGVAKPMQTGPGVPGGTQFPAMDTPIDIPQMPSNLSPEEEAMERLNQRSTAEAMEPEKAQGFEASVHKIKEQVLPRLLERVDPEAAATLNKDELTEEFRPIILEVLAELRITLNRREQFALEKVLVDELLGFGPLEELLADPDISDIMVNGPYQTYIERKGQLVIAPIQFRDEQHLFQIAQRICNLVGRRVDQTTPLADARLKDGSRVNVIVPPLSLRGTAISIRKFSAKPITLDMLCQWGAMSQKMCTALKIAGASRFNIVISGGTGSGKTTMLNALSKMIDPGERVLTIEDAAELRLQQPHWLPLETRPPNLEGNGAIHMGDLVKNALRMRPDRIIMGEVRGAECFDLLAAMNTGHDGSMCTLHSNSPRECLGRMENMVLMGDIKIPKEAISKQIADSVDMIVQIKRLRDGSRRVTNVTEVIGMEGDVIVTQELFKFEYLDEDKDGKIVGEYRAMGLRPYTLEKARQYGFDQPYLEACL, encoded by the coding sequence ATGAGTGCATTCGGACGCCGACCCGGAACCGCTGGCCGCCCCGCCTTTGGCGTGGCCAAGCCGATGCAGACTGGTCCCGGCGTGCCAGGCGGAACCCAGTTTCCCGCGATGGATACGCCGATCGATATTCCGCAGATGCCGTCGAACCTGTCGCCCGAAGAAGAGGCGATGGAGCGGCTGAACCAGCGTTCGACCGCCGAGGCGATGGAGCCCGAAAAGGCGCAAGGCTTTGAAGCGTCGGTCCACAAGATCAAGGAACAGGTGCTGCCGCGCCTGCTCGAACGCGTCGATCCCGAGGCCGCGGCGACGCTCAACAAGGACGAGCTGACCGAGGAATTCCGTCCGATCATCCTCGAAGTGCTCGCCGAGCTCCGCATCACCCTGAACCGCCGCGAGCAGTTCGCGCTCGAAAAGGTGCTCGTCGACGAACTGCTCGGTTTCGGCCCGCTCGAAGAACTGCTCGCCGACCCCGACATTTCGGACATCATGGTCAACGGCCCGTACCAGACCTATATCGAGCGCAAGGGCCAGCTGGTCATCGCGCCGATCCAGTTCCGCGACGAACAGCATCTGTTCCAGATCGCGCAGCGCATCTGCAATCTCGTCGGCCGCCGCGTCGACCAGACCACGCCGCTCGCCGACGCCCGCCTGAAGGACGGCAGCCGCGTCAACGTGATCGTCCCGCCGCTGTCGCTCCGCGGCACCGCGATCTCGATTCGTAAATTCTCGGCCAAGCCGATCACGCTCGACATGCTGTGCCAATGGGGCGCGATGAGCCAGAAGATGTGCACCGCGCTGAAGATCGCGGGCGCCAGCCGCTTCAACATCGTCATCTCGGGCGGTACGGGTTCGGGTAAGACGACGATGCTCAACGCGCTGTCGAAGATGATCGACCCCGGCGAGCGCGTGCTGACGATCGAGGACGCCGCCGAACTTCGCCTGCAGCAGCCGCACTGGCTGCCGCTCGAAACGCGCCCCCCGAACCTCGAGGGCAACGGCGCGATCCACATGGGCGACCTCGTCAAGAACGCCCTGCGTATGCGCCCCGACCGCATCATCATGGGCGAAGTCCGCGGCGCCGAGTGTTTCGACCTGCTCGCCGCGATGAACACCGGTCACGACGGGTCGATGTGTACGCTCCACAGCAACTCACCCCGCGAATGCCTCGGCCGTATGGAGAATATGGTCCTGATGGGCGACATCAAGATTCCGAAGGAAGCGATCTCGAAACAGATCGCCGATTCGGTCGACATGATCGTCCAGATCAAGCGCCTGCGCGACGGTTCGCGCCGCGTCACCAACGTCACCGAGGTGATCGGCATGGAAGGCGACGTCATCGTCACCCAGGAACTCTTCAAGTTCGAATATCTCGACGAAGACAAGGACGGCAAGATCGTCGGCGAATATCGCGCGATGGGTCTGCGTCCCTATACGCTGGAAAAAGCGCGCCAATACGGCTTTGATCAGCCCTATCTCGAGGCGTGCCTGTAA
- a CDS encoding ATP synthase F1 subunit epsilon: MALKFELVTPARLERTADVHMVTVPGTEGDFSVLEGHAPFMATLRNGPLTIYATAGAAPEVIEVEGGFAEVNEAGLTVLAEHIAS, encoded by the coding sequence ATGGCTCTGAAGTTCGAACTCGTCACCCCCGCCCGCCTCGAGCGGACCGCCGACGTCCATATGGTCACCGTGCCGGGGACCGAGGGCGATTTCTCGGTGCTCGAAGGCCACGCCCCCTTCATGGCGACGCTGCGCAACGGGCCGCTGACCATCTATGCGACCGCGGGCGCCGCGCCCGAGGTGATCGAGGTCGAAGGCGGTTTTGCCGAGGTTAACGAAGCCGGCCTCACCGTTCTGGCCGAGCATATCGCAAGCTGA